A genome region from Dickeya chrysanthemi NCPPB 402 includes the following:
- a CDS encoding HHA domain-containing protein: MKKIDYLMRLRKCTTIDTLERVIEKNKYELSNDELEMFYSAADHRLAELTMNKLYDKVPTAVWKYVR; this comes from the coding sequence ATGAAAAAAATCGACTATTTAATGCGTTTGCGTAAATGTACGACCATCGATACGCTTGAGCGTGTTATAGAAAAAAACAAGTACGAGCTTTCTAACGACGAACTTGAAATGTTCTATTCAGCGGCAGACCATCGTCTGGCTGAATTGACAATGAATAAGCTCTACGACAAAGTGCCGACTGCTGTGTGGAAATACGTTCGGTAA
- a CDS encoding MGMT family protein — MNTETDNFRQHVIHVIAAIPYGCVVTYGDVAYLAGSARAARQVGGILRRLPTGSQLPWHRVINRKGEISLTGPDFQRQKAALQSEGVIVNSEGKINLEKFRWRYMQGV; from the coding sequence ATGAATACTGAAACCGATAATTTTCGCCAACACGTTATCCATGTGATCGCCGCCATTCCTTACGGCTGTGTCGTTACCTACGGTGATGTCGCATACCTTGCCGGCTCCGCGCGTGCGGCACGACAGGTAGGCGGTATATTACGAAGATTACCTACCGGCAGCCAGTTGCCCTGGCATCGGGTCATCAATCGTAAAGGCGAGATTTCATTGACTGGCCCAGATTTTCAGCGGCAAAAAGCAGCCCTTCAATCCGAAGGCGTCATCGTGAATTCAGAGGGGAAGATCAATCTGGAGAAATTCCGCTGGCGATACATGCAAGGCGTTTAG